CCAAAATCTGATGGGTATCGCGGATGCCCCCGTCAATACAAGCCGCCTTGACTTGCTTACCCTTCGCGGTGGCAGTCATCACTCCCCCCCAGAGGGTGGCTTTTTGGTCACGGCTAGTGTCCCAGACAACAAAAGCATTGGCGGACATCTCGTCCAGCATCTGAGCACGAAATTCCATCTCTCCGGTAATCTTAGCGTTAGGTGCACTCTTCACAGTAAATGCGATGCCCGCCACGGTCCGATATTCGCGTAACGGAATAATTCGGCGGGGCAGAGCTTGGTTTAGCAGCGCGAACTCCCGAAGTACATCATTGACCGCTCCGGTATAAAGCTGTTCGAAACGCTGTAATAATTCTTTGTCCGGAACAGGAAAGGGCTCGGCGGAAATATACTCTCGCTCCTCAATTAATTTCTCGAGGTTCATCATGCCTACTTCTTTTTTATACTGCTCAGTACTCATAGTTCTATTGTTTGATTGTTTTTAGTCCACGGTCGACAGACCACAGTCATCAATCCTTGGTTATTCATCCACTGCCAACTTTCTGTTGCACATTGCTCATTGTTCTCTGTACATTGTACTATACTCCTGGGCAGGACAAAAATCCTCCGTCTATCGGTACGGTAATTCCCGTTACAAATCCGGCATTCTGATCGTTAATCAGCCAGTTCATACAGCCCAGTAGCTCCTTAGCTTCGCCGAAGCGGTTCATTGGGGTTTGCTGCATAATATTCTGAGCGCGCTCGGTTTGCCCCCCGTCTTCGTTGAACATAATCTTTCGGCTGCGGTCGTTCAGAAAAAAGCCGGGAGCAATGGCGTTAACCCGAATATTGACCGGAGCCAGGTAAGCAGCCAGCCACTGGGTGAAGCTCACAATCCCATTCTTGGCCATTGCGTAAGCAGCTACTTTGGTAATGGGCCGATAGCTCGTCATGGAAGCAAAGTTGATAATGTTACCTCGCTTTTCTCGAGCCATACCCCGCCCAAATACAAAGCAAGGAATCACCGTGCCCATCGTATTGATGTCAATGACACTCTGAAAAACACCCATGTCCAGATTGAAGAAGCCCTTCACCGAATCGTCATCCAGCAACTCTCGCTCGTCGTAAGCTGGAATGTTGGTCAGTGCTTCACTTTGATTACCGCCAGCTCCATTAATCAGTACTGAGCAAGAGCCCAACTCTTGGGTAATTGTCTGATGGGCTTCTCGGATCGCAGCCTCGTCAGCCACATCGGCGATGACAGAAATGGCTATGCCATCGCTGGCCTGAATTTCTTTTTCTACCGCTTGTAACTTTTCTAACGTTCGCCCCAGTAAAGCTACTCGATAGCCCTGCTTTGCCAGATTTTTGGCCATTGCTGAGCAGAGCGTTCCGCCCGCTCCGGTGACTACAGCTACTTTATGATCAGATTGGTTCATCTATTCGCTTGTTCTATGGTTCAATTACTATTATTGGTTATTCGTTCGGGCGGATTGCAATCTACCCTGGCTCCACTCTTACCTTCTCTCTCTGTTTTGTTTCCATATTTCATATGCTGTTGAGCATTTTCGTAGCAGAGGTTTTGCACTAGCTCCGATAGCAGCTTAGTGTCATTGGGCAGATGACCTTCTTTGACCCAGGTACCTAGTGTGTTGCACAGTACCCGACGAAAATACTCATGTCGGGAGAAGGAGAGCGGACTGCGCGAATCGGTGGTCATGCCCAGAAACCGACTGAGCATTCCGTAGTTGGCTAGCACTTTTAGGTGGTGCTGAATGCCCTCGTAATGATCGTTGTACCACCAGGCTGGCCCTAGCTGAATTTTTCCGGCTACTCCGTCTTCGGCAAAAGAGCCGGTAAGAGAGGCCAGAGCTTCGTAATCGGAAGGGTTTAGCGTATACAAAATCATTCTGGGTAACTGTCCGGCCTGTTCCAGACTATCCAGAAAACGACATAAACTATCAATGTCACAAGCGTGGCCGATACCGGCGAAGCCACCCGCTCCGCCCGTTATCTTTTTCAGGCGAGTACTGGTCTGTCGCTGCGCTCCGATGTGCAATTGTAGTATCCAGCCCTGTTCGGCGTAAGCCTTTCCCAAGAAATTGAGTAAGTAAGAAGTTAACTGCACACTCTCTTGCTGGTTAAGTTTATTACCAGCTATTATTTGATGAAAATAATTCATTGCCTGTGCTTCGCTGGGTAGCGCAAAGTAAA
This region of Tunicatimonas pelagia genomic DNA includes:
- a CDS encoding SDR family NAD(P)-dependent oxidoreductase, whose translation is MNQSDHKVAVVTGAGGTLCSAMAKNLAKQGYRVALLGRTLEKLQAVEKEIQASDGIAISVIADVADEAAIREAHQTITQELGSCSVLINGAGGNQSEALTNIPAYDERELLDDDSVKGFFNLDMGVFQSVIDINTMGTVIPCFVFGRGMAREKRGNIINFASMTSYRPITKVAAYAMAKNGIVSFTQWLAAYLAPVNIRVNAIAPGFFLNDRSRKIMFNEDGGQTERAQNIMQQTPMNRFGEAKELLGCMNWLINDQNAGFVTGITVPIDGGFLSCPGV
- a CDS encoding RraA family protein, with translation MSTEQYKKEVGMMNLEKLIEEREYISAEPFPVPDKELLQRFEQLYTGAVNDVLREFALLNQALPRRIIPLREYRTVAGIAFTVKSAPNAKITGEMEFRAQMLDEMSANAFVVWDTSRDQKATLWGGVMTATAKGKQVKAACIDGGIRDTHQILEADFPVFYEYRISNGSLGRCLITHYQVPLQIDDVTIKPGDVVLGDIDGVLVVPRAIAYEVLTRAEEIKENEKKIFGWVKEGQSVKDITDKGGYF
- the uxaC gene encoding glucuronate isomerase, whose amino-acid sequence is MSFIHTDFLLSNSTARALFHDVAHSLPIIDYHNHIDPVALAENRQYENLTQLWLSLDPYKHRLMRINGVPEDRITGEASDYDKFMAWAHTLPRTLGNPLYHWSALELQRVFGIKETLTEENAQMVWQACQEQLQQEEFRAANLIKRWGVETMSTSDDLLDDLQPHQQATLTHSLNVYPSLRGDTILAFSSQHYRAWIKELATQTGLTIRNLEDYQTAIQQKIHDFDQAGCRLADHALDPDFYFALPSEAQAMNYFHQIIAGNKLNQQESVQLTSYLLNFLGKAYAEQGWILQLHIGAQRQTSTRLKKITGGAGGFAGIGHACDIDSLCRFLDSLEQAGQLPRMILYTLNPSDYEALASLTGSFAEDGVAGKIQLGPAWWYNDHYEGIQHHLKVLANYGMLSRFLGMTTDSRSPLSFSRHEYFRRVLCNTLGTWVKEGHLPNDTKLLSELVQNLCYENAQQHMKYGNKTEREGKSGARVDCNPPERITNNSN